Genomic window (Marmota flaviventris isolate mMarFla1 chromosome X, mMarFla1.hap1, whole genome shotgun sequence):
GTTAGTGTGTgtttataaatttgaaaagatttGGAGAAAGTTCAAAGAAAGCCTTCCCAGGATGAGTGGCATAAAATGTACTCTTTGACTTATTCATTGAAAGGGGAACATATACTTCAAAATTAGATTAACAAGGATATAACTAGGTAGTTACACAAAGTATGACTTCCAgctctttatataaaaaaatttcaatttgtaGATGCATCTCTTGCTGGCTAAAAATAAGGGAAATTATTGATATCATTCTCCATATCAAGCCTCACATTTAAACCATTTGGCTTTTATTGGGCCTTTGCTGTGGGAGACCATTCTCAATGATGTTTAAGCTAAATTGTGTTTTTGagatataaattttcttctttttatcaatTAAGTCCTGCCTCTGCAAATACAAATTTAGGATTAAGAGTTTTTTAAGCCCGCAGAGGAAATATCAGATCAATAGTCTAAAAAAAGGGTAAAGGAGACgttgaaaaataaaacctttctaCCTGTAATCACTACATGGAGTGTTGAGATGGGTGGGATCCCCTGTACAGTGTAACCCAAGGCGACTATGACAAAAGACACACACTAAACCAAAAGGAGTTAAGCACAAATTAATTATTGGATCAAACATGGGTAAagtttgttgtaatttttttcaaatgtatagtTCCAAATAAAGATGAATAGGGGAGTCCCATGACAAAATGACACTGTGGCAAAGGCCACTCCACTGTGGGGTAGCTCATGTGAGCATCCACACCCACTTGGACAAATCTATATCATATCTGGGCCTCCCCAGTTGTCTATTGATTAAATAGATCAGTATGTTGTTGCAGGCCACACGGGGTTTGAACTGTGGATCTGTCTTCTCCACCATGTTCGGTTCAGGTGGGTTGGAAGTATCCAtggcattttctttgtccatGACTGGTGGACTCTACCAATGGCTTCACGAAGACAGCACAACTGATAAAGcctg
Coding sequences:
- the LOC139703293 gene encoding embryonic testis differentiation protein homolog B-like is translated as MDKENAMDTSNPPEPNMVEKTDPQFKPRVACNNILIYLINRQLGRPRYDIDLSKWVWMLT